From Microcoleus sp. bin38.metabat.b11b12b14.051, one genomic window encodes:
- a CDS encoding PEP-CTERM sorting domain-containing protein, whose product MTTLTLVKKTSFTVASLATTILLSICTPVRAFMFGTSGIQFDKDTSINFTFEQSHGSYQSSLLVAKYQLDDKGSSYGNILPPLFQEIKPSDNGAADEWKGSFGNAVTSDNKSITQTFTFLQNQTYALLLWSDAGTGKQFEQYASSSTFMNSPEWFAANNQFRRDDCLVAGCQQAVFGDFKLDYNSTDSFTNVNGGKGPEQFSSVTMAQLVRGTRVSFDDAGGANDRDFQDFTVSAELAPEPVTVFGTMMGIGALAAARGKKKRHHQP is encoded by the coding sequence ATGACTACTTTAACGCTAGTCAAAAAAACATCTTTTACAGTTGCCAGCTTGGCAACCACAATCTTGCTGAGCATTTGCACGCCCGTGCGAGCTTTCATGTTCGGTACCAGCGGCATCCAGTTCGATAAAGATACGAGTATAAATTTTACCTTCGAGCAATCTCACGGCAGTTACCAGTCCAGCTTATTGGTGGCAAAATATCAGTTAGACGATAAGGGCTCTAGCTATGGCAACATCTTGCCACCACTGTTTCAGGAGATCAAGCCCTCAGATAACGGCGCAGCCGACGAATGGAAAGGAAGTTTCGGCAACGCAGTCACTTCAGACAACAAATCCATCACCCAAACCTTCACATTTTTGCAGAATCAAACTTATGCCCTGCTGCTGTGGAGCGACGCAGGCACCGGCAAGCAATTCGAGCAGTACGCCTCCAGCAGCACCTTCATGAATAGCCCCGAATGGTTTGCCGCCAACAACCAGTTCCGCAGAGATGACTGTCTCGTCGCCGGATGTCAGCAAGCGGTATTTGGGGACTTTAAGCTAGACTACAACTCCACCGACTCATTTACAAACGTCAACGGCGGTAAAGGCCCAGAGCAATTTTCATCAGTCACAATGGCCCAACTGGTTCGGGGTACAAGAGTCTCCTTCGACGATGCCGGAGGAGCAAATGACCGAGACTTCCAAGACTTCACCGTGTCGGCCGAGTTGGCACCCGAACCTGTCACAGTGTTCGGCACGATGATGGGGATCGGGGCTTTGGCTGCTGCTCGCGGGAAAAAAAAGCGACATCACCAACCATAA
- a CDS encoding filamentous hemagglutinin N-terminal domain-containing protein, with protein MTANKLPLLGWLFIVGWLNAAASASAQPITPAPDGTNTVVTPNGNRYDISGGSLGGDKANLFHSFTQFGLSQGQTANFLTNPNIQNILGRITGGNPSLINGLIQVTGGNSNLFLMNPSGIIFGPNASLNVPGSFNATAATGIGFGNNQWFSATGNNNWATLIGNPNSFAFTNLQAGSIVNAGNLTVAPGQSLSLTGGTVVNTGQLNAPGGSVLISAVPGQNLVRISQAGNLLSLDVVPTATQSSLPNNWTQPVLSLPQLLTGKAVAQATNLTVNSNGDVVLTGNAAVPVAAGTAIASGTINVSGNTGGNVNILGEKVGVIAGNIDASGTNGGGNVLIGGDYRGLGSVPNALQTFVSADSTINANAITSGNGGRVIVWADDTTRFNGNITARGGLVSGNGGFVEVSGKQSLDFQGLADLRSPLGIAGTLLLDPTDIIISTGADAGGTLGEVFTPSAGTSTINNATLQNQLGLGNVTISTASTLPNLGDITVNAPIVWNNSKSLTLNANNNITLNKDITTQGGNVTLNADADNLNGGSLSNNAAINTNGGNFTGSGSGNATNQNGIGLQGGTINVGGGNIDLNGSAGNTGRTGISIVSFSVQPNLVTTGTGKITLTGTSGTSLNSSGILLSSGPVISSANGDITLTGNGSGSGYGIEISRNAMVESTGTGQVRLTGTGGNGTNNNIGISVDLNSTVRSLNGAISLTGT; from the coding sequence ATGACAGCCAACAAACTACCTTTGCTCGGATGGTTATTCATAGTTGGCTGGCTGAATGCAGCAGCCTCAGCTTCCGCGCAACCCATCACCCCCGCACCAGACGGCACGAACACAGTTGTTACGCCCAACGGCAATCGCTACGACATTTCCGGGGGGTCTCTGGGCGGAGACAAGGCTAACCTGTTTCACAGTTTTACTCAGTTCGGCCTCAGTCAAGGTCAAACAGCCAACTTTTTAACCAATCCCAACATTCAAAATATTTTAGGACGGATTACTGGTGGAAATCCTTCTTTAATTAATGGCTTAATTCAAGTCACGGGCGGCAATTCCAACCTGTTTTTGATGAATCCATCGGGGATAATTTTCGGGCCGAATGCCAGTCTCAACGTGCCTGGTTCTTTTAATGCGACTGCGGCGACAGGGATCGGTTTTGGCAATAATCAGTGGTTTAGTGCGACGGGGAATAATAACTGGGCAACTTTAATCGGGAATCCGAACAGTTTTGCGTTTACCAATTTGCAAGCGGGAAGCATTGTTAATGCAGGGAATTTGACCGTGGCGCCCGGTCAAAGTTTAAGTTTGACTGGCGGCACGGTTGTCAATACCGGTCAGCTAAATGCGCCGGGAGGCAGTGTTCTGATCAGCGCTGTACCCGGTCAAAATTTGGTGCGGATTTCTCAAGCGGGAAATTTATTGAGTTTGGACGTTGTGCCGACAGCAACTCAAAGTTCGCTGCCGAATAATTGGACGCAGCCCGTGCTATCTTTACCGCAGTTGCTGACTGGAAAAGCTGTGGCGCAGGCAACGAATTTGACGGTAAATTCTAATGGCGATGTTGTGTTGACGGGGAATGCTGCTGTGCCGGTAGCTGCGGGAACTGCGATCGCCAGCGGCACTATCAACGTCTCGGGCAACACTGGCGGTAATGTTAACATATTGGGCGAGAAAGTAGGTGTTATTGCTGGCAACATCGATGCTTCGGGTACCAACGGTGGGGGGAATGTATTGATTGGTGGAGACTATCGCGGTTTGGGAAGTGTACCGAATGCTTTGCAGACTTTTGTCAGCGCAGACTCGACAATTAATGCTAATGCTATTACTAGCGGGAATGGCGGGCGAGTTATTGTTTGGGCTGATGACACTACTCGGTTTAATGGCAATATTACCGCCAGAGGTGGCTTGGTTTCGGGGAATGGCGGGTTTGTGGAGGTGTCGGGAAAGCAATCGCTAGATTTTCAAGGATTAGCGGATTTGCGATCGCCCTTGGGGATTGCTGGCACATTACTATTAGATCCGACTGATATTATTATTAGCACTGGTGCCGATGCAGGTGGCACTTTAGGAGAAGTATTTACGCCTTCGGCTGGCACTTCTACGATTAATAACGCGACGCTGCAAAATCAGCTAGGTTTGGGGAATGTGACTATTTCTACAGCGTCTACCTTGCCGAATCTCGGTGATATTACAGTCAACGCACCGATTGTTTGGAATAATAGTAAGTCGCTAACTTTGAATGCCAATAATAATATTACTCTTAATAAAGATATCACCACTCAGGGAGGCAACGTTACCCTGAATGCTGATGCCGATAATCTCAACGGTGGTAGTCTTAGCAACAATGCAGCGATTAATACAAACGGTGGCAATTTTACAGGTAGCGGTAGCGGGAATGCTACCAACCAAAATGGCATTGGTCTTCAAGGTGGCACAATTAATGTCGGTGGTGGGAACATTGACCTCAACGGTAGTGCAGGAAACACCGGAAGAACTGGTATTAGCATAGTTTCCTTTAGTGTTCAACCTAATTTAGTAACTACTGGAACGGGAAAGATTACCCTCACAGGTACTAGCGGTACCAGCCTCAATAGTTCGGGGATACTTTTGAGTAGCGGCCCTGTGATAAGTTCTGCCAATGGCGATATTACGCTGACTGGTAATGGCAGCGGGTCTGGATACGGCATTGAGATTAGCAGAAATGCCATGGTGGAATCAACAGGGACGGGACAAGTCCGCCTGACTGGTACGGGCGGCAACGGGACAAATAATAATATAGGGATATCTGTCGATCTCAACAGCACAGTTCGATCGCTCAATGGAGCTATCAGCCTCACAGGAACATGA
- a CDS encoding CHAT domain-containing protein, with the protein MASTGSGTITFKGIAGAGTDNNTGILVDINSKVTSLNGTISLTGIGVGTGTKNYGIGIQNVSLVESTGSGTITFVGNAGAGTDNNRGISVANSTVKSLNGNITMTGTGAGTGITKTNYGIALDSNAAVEATAANVDMTGKGVGGADAINLTNSSINLTPGSGKDVTLTGDEITLFGTSKVNGTGTILLQPLTPNLDISVGGIANNPNVLNLSTAEITSPVINGFSQMIIGRGNGAGTIAVDPLGVTFNYPIALEAPNTSGAIVVNGPITATGSATVTLNGVTKLNANITTQDKSISFLKDVSLGNDVTLTTQKTLNVTSGGNITFGGTVDGNNKLTINAGTNTINFNKAVGGTTPLAELVVYQGANITSTGAINITTKGNIALDSIKTSGGAIALTSMTGDIRTFGNIDPTSIGTAPGANITLKAGNIVDVFGGLNAGQGDISLTGMDVNFPLANTVKGTGTFSLLPLNQNGNIIFKVGYIAPANTISLGTAFQQSMQDGFKSIAIGRPDGTGTITFDSAHFFLDPVTIQSPKGAIVINQPLTGTDNASIVFDGPTTLNKNVTTSGQNITFQSPVLVENNAAVSTGKGAGNILFNNTVNGAATGTKDLSLTAGTGNITFTGAVGATSAIGNLTANSTGTTAFNQTVNAASLTTDVGGKTTLNGNVTTTGSQTYGDAVTITNINPVLTGTGITFNNTVNASNSGSALTVDGGTGDVTFNGAIGSSNNSIGNLTANSTATTAFNQAVNAASVTTDAGGTTQIKANVTTTGSQTYADAVTIANNPILAGSDVTFNNVDGSSDLTVKASSGNITFGGAVGTGSAIGNLTANSTGITAFNKTVNAGSVTTDAGGTTQIKANITTTGSQTYGDAVTIANNPILAGKDITFNNKVDVAGNLGIAGDNVDIKGTVTTTNKGTLTITNQVNLNIDKNLNLDGAFTQKGAGTVALSGNIATTNDDIRFSGPVTLKAPVTFTLGDATIAFGSSLAAGTNSLSLTAGEIDFSGNVSGTGALTLQPATAGQNIAIGGIANNTPALDLTASEIGLIQNGFSSIVLGRSDGTANVSIPNNVLFLDPVTIQGGTGAIAVNGTLTGNDNSSIALNASTINLNSGINTNKNAIALNGNVKLGNDITLSSGGGDISIVGAIDGTRLLNLNAGAGNVLVQGNIGGTAPLSVLNVTGTKAEFTSGNIASNSGFNISAANTSLGGNVTTNQGNININGTLGLTKDVLLITAGGNIALSGAIDSIGAARSLNLDAGSGSITFNGAVGATSKLGNILIKNAGNVIQKATINAQQLTAQNTKKVEFSEDVTASKVNINASGDIAVKNVTTNGGEILFNSGNVFTAGNLNTSGSIGANITVKAITSITAGQINSSGTVGKAGNVLLDPIGDIQVESINAQGGTGGTGADVSISTGNFFRATGGFSTPLSPGFTSISTAGGTGGGQITIAHAGGDKAAPIQPFVVGNATTNGTAGAINTGQSSITSQSFPRSSSVGNIAFSTDDAIDPIPTPTPTPSTTPTPTPSTTPTPTPSTTPQINQPTIPQINQPTIPQINQPTIPQINQPTIPQINQPTIPQINQPTIPQINQPTIPQINQPTITQINQPTIPQINQPTIPQINQPTIPQINQPTIPQINQPTTGEINPQIRQIIGQIIEPSAPQESLPITSIDSLANPLSPRTIDSLANPLSPRTIAPTATPATPTTAATASTPDPEDFQRRRQISPLDTPGAAAGQILRLDSSITSKLPPSQQPTPPNETTPSLKPTSNLALGYVPSPDRLFEGNDIQKTIWGIEQTRNQEFGEYLGVKANLPDPKIMIATFQQTLRNIEQQTGKRSAIIYIVSRIDRLELILVPPVGRPIHYSVPEANRAALFPVVKELRDEITNPAKRGTSNYLASAQQLYKWAIAPLEKDLQNLGIETLLLSVDPGLRSMPFAALHDGKGFLIEKYSFSLIPSFSLTNNDYKPVRDATVLAMGRSEFVDNKPLFSVPIELEAIAAEWHGPSFLNSNFTLENLNSEHTKRGFRIVHLATHAHFKAGSPSNSYIQMWNSKLQLDRMESLNWRDPQVDLLVLSACQTALGDRESELGFGGLAVKSGAKSALGSLWYVDDGGTLGLMSEFYHQLRGAATKAQTLQLTQQAMIARKVRIENRQLVTTSGKLNLPAQIQEPNQNFAHPYYWSGFTLIGSPW; encoded by the coding sequence GTGGCATCAACTGGGAGCGGCACTATTACTTTCAAAGGTATCGCCGGTGCGGGCACAGACAACAACACCGGGATATTAGTTGATATAAACAGCAAAGTTACATCGCTGAATGGAACGATCAGCCTCACTGGGATAGGCGTCGGCACTGGAACAAAAAACTACGGTATTGGCATTCAAAATGTGTCATTAGTTGAATCAACAGGGAGCGGTACTATTACTTTCGTCGGTAACGCTGGTGCGGGTACAGACAACAACAGGGGGATATCGGTTGCTAACAGCACAGTTAAATCGCTCAATGGAAATATCACCATGACTGGCACAGGTGCGGGGACTGGAATCACCAAAACAAATTACGGCATTGCTCTTGACAGCAACGCGGCAGTAGAAGCGACTGCGGCAAATGTCGATATGACTGGTAAGGGGGTAGGCGGTGCGGATGCAATTAACCTGACAAATAGCTCGATTAACCTGACTCCTGGAAGTGGCAAGGATGTTACTTTGACGGGCGATGAAATTACACTGTTTGGTACGTCTAAAGTCAACGGCACTGGTACAATTCTGTTGCAACCTCTGACGCCGAATTTAGATATTAGCGTTGGTGGCATTGCCAATAATCCTAATGTTTTAAATCTCAGCACTGCTGAAATTACAAGTCCGGTTATAAATGGGTTTTCCCAAATGATTATCGGACGGGGGAACGGGGCGGGGACAATCGCAGTTGACCCGCTTGGTGTGACGTTCAATTACCCGATCGCTTTGGAAGCTCCAAACACCAGTGGGGCGATCGTTGTCAACGGCCCAATTACCGCCACAGGCAGCGCTACAGTGACGCTGAACGGAGTCACAAAACTGAATGCAAACATTACTACTCAAGACAAGAGTATCTCGTTTCTCAAGGATGTTTCTCTGGGCAATGATGTCACTCTCACCACCCAAAAAACTCTCAACGTCACCAGCGGTGGGAATATTACTTTTGGTGGCACCGTTGACGGCAACAATAAATTAACTATTAATGCTGGCACTAATACTATCAATTTTAACAAGGCTGTGGGTGGCACTACTCCTTTGGCTGAACTTGTGGTATATCAGGGTGCCAATATTACCAGCACTGGCGCTATAAATATTACAACTAAAGGTAATATTGCCTTGGACAGTATTAAAACGTCTGGAGGGGCGATCGCGCTTACCAGCATGACCGGCGATATTAGAACGTTCGGAAACATTGACCCAACTTCGATCGGTACTGCTCCTGGTGCAAATATCACCCTCAAAGCTGGCAACATAGTTGATGTATTCGGCGGACTAAATGCCGGTCAGGGAGATATTAGTTTGACAGGAATGGACGTTAACTTTCCGCTTGCTAATACTGTTAAAGGTACGGGGACTTTTTCTCTGCTTCCGTTGAATCAAAATGGCAATATTATTTTCAAAGTTGGATATATTGCCCCTGCCAATACTATTTCTCTGGGGACGGCATTTCAACAATCCATGCAAGATGGATTTAAGTCGATCGCGATCGGCAGGCCAGACGGCACTGGTACCATTACCTTTGACAGCGCTCATTTTTTCCTAGATCCGGTGACTATTCAATCTCCCAAAGGTGCGATCGTCATCAATCAACCACTCACCGGCACTGATAATGCTTCGATCGTTTTTGACGGCCCAACAACACTCAATAAAAACGTTACTACCAGCGGTCAAAATATCACTTTCCAAAGTCCTGTACTTGTCGAAAATAATGCTGCTGTCAGCACAGGTAAAGGTGCAGGAAATATTCTGTTTAACAACACAGTCAACGGCGCAGCGACGGGAACTAAAGACTTGAGTTTAACGGCAGGTACGGGCAATATTACATTTACGGGCGCTGTTGGGGCGACAAGTGCGATCGGCAATTTAACCGCTAACTCTACGGGAACAACTGCATTCAATCAAACAGTCAATGCCGCGAGTTTGACGACAGATGTGGGCGGCAAAACTACACTCAATGGCAATGTGACAACCACGGGAAGTCAAACCTACGGAGATGCAGTTACAATTACCAACATAAATCCGGTTCTCACAGGTACAGGCATTACTTTTAACAATACTGTGAACGCCAGTAACAGCGGCAGCGCTTTGACTGTGGATGGGGGTACTGGTGATGTTACGTTCAATGGTGCGATCGGCAGCAGCAACAATTCGATCGGCAATTTAACCGCTAACTCTACAGCAACAACTGCATTCAATCAAGCAGTCAATGCCGCGAGTGTGACGACAGATGCGGGCGGCACTACTCAAATCAAGGCAAATGTCACGACAACCGGCTCTCAAACCTACGCAGATGCTGTGACGATTGCCAACAATCCGATTCTCGCAGGTAGTGACGTTACTTTCAACAATGTAGATGGTAGCAGCGATTTGACGGTGAAGGCGAGTAGCGGGAATATTACATTTGGGGGTGCAGTTGGGACGGGAAGTGCGATCGGCAATTTAACCGCTAACTCTACAGGAATAACTGCATTTAATAAAACAGTCAATGCCGGGAGTGTGACAACAGATGCGGGCGGCACTACTCAAATCAAGGCAAATATCACGACAACGGGCTCTCAAACCTACGGAGATGCTGTGACGATTGCCAACAATCCGATTCTTGCAGGCAAAGATATTACTTTTAACAATAAAGTAGATGTGGCTGGCAATCTGGGCATTGCTGGTGATAATGTCGATATAAAAGGAACTGTAACAACCACCAATAAGGGCACGCTGACAATTACTAATCAGGTTAATCTCAATATTGACAAAAACCTGAACTTAGACGGTGCATTTACGCAAAAAGGCGCGGGAACTGTGGCGCTTAGCGGAAATATCGCCACAACTAATGATGACATTAGGTTTAGCGGCCCAGTGACATTAAAAGCTCCTGTAACTTTTACACTGGGAGATGCAACTATTGCTTTCGGTTCGAGTTTAGCGGCAGGAACTAACTCGCTGAGTTTAACAGCAGGTGAAATTGATTTTTCCGGGAACGTTTCTGGTACTGGGGCGCTGACGCTGCAACCCGCAACAGCAGGACAAAATATTGCAATTGGCGGTATCGCTAACAATACTCCAGCTTTGGATTTGACGGCATCGGAAATTGGTTTGATTCAAAATGGATTTAGCTCGATTGTTCTTGGGCGATCGGATGGCACGGCCAACGTTAGTATTCCCAACAATGTCCTATTTTTAGACCCCGTAACGATTCAAGGGGGAACTGGCGCGATCGCAGTTAATGGCACTCTGACAGGCAATGACAACAGCAGCATTGCTCTCAATGCTTCTACAATCAATTTGAATTCTGGCATCAATACCAATAAAAATGCGATCGCCCTTAACGGCAATGTCAAACTCGGCAACGATATCACTCTCAGTAGCGGCGGCGGAGATATTAGCATAGTTGGTGCGATCGATGGCACTCGTTTGTTAAACTTAAATGCTGGTGCAGGCAATGTGCTGGTGCAAGGAAATATCGGAGGCACAGCACCGCTTTCTGTTTTGAATGTTACGGGAACCAAGGCGGAATTTACTAGCGGTAATATTGCCAGCAATTCTGGTTTTAATATTTCTGCTGCCAATACTAGCTTGGGTGGCAATGTTACTACGAATCAGGGCAATATCAATATTAACGGTACTCTCGGGCTGACGAAAGATGTCCTGTTGATCACTGCTGGGGGGAATATTGCGTTGTCCGGTGCGATCGACAGCATCGGTGCGGCCCGCAGCCTAAATCTGGATGCAGGTAGCGGCAGCATCACTTTCAATGGAGCAGTGGGCGCCACCAGTAAGTTAGGAAATATTTTGATTAAAAATGCTGGCAATGTGATACAAAAAGCGACAATTAATGCCCAACAATTGACAGCACAGAATACGAAAAAAGTCGAGTTTTCGGAAGATGTAACCGCCAGCAAAGTCAATATTAATGCCAGCGGCGATATCGCAGTTAAAAACGTTACTACTAATGGTGGAGAAATTCTGTTTAACAGCGGTAACGTTTTCACAGCAGGTAATTTGAATACATCGGGAAGTATTGGCGCTAACATCACTGTCAAGGCGATAACTTCAATTACAGCCGGACAAATTAACTCCAGCGGTACAGTGGGTAAAGCCGGTAATGTGTTATTAGATCCGATCGGCGATATTCAAGTCGAGTCGATTAACGCCCAAGGCGGTACTGGCGGCACTGGTGCCGATGTCTCTATTTCGACGGGGAACTTTTTCCGCGCTACGGGTGGTTTTTCCACGCCACTTTCCCCGGGATTTACTAGCATTTCTACTGCTGGCGGTACGGGTGGTGGCCAAATTACGATCGCGCACGCTGGAGGAGATAAAGCAGCACCGATTCAACCGTTTGTTGTTGGAAATGCGACTACTAACGGTACGGCGGGTGCAATTAACACGGGACAATCTAGCATTACGTCGCAGTCGTTTCCGCGTTCTAGTAGTGTGGGTAATATTGCATTTTCGACTGATGATGCGATCGATCCAATTCCAACTCCAACTCCAACTCCGAGTACAACTCCAACTCCAACTCCGAGTACAACTCCAACTCCAACTCCGAGTACAACTCCCCAAATAAATCAGCCGACAATTCCGCAAATCAATCAGCCAACAATTCCGCAAATCAATCAGCCAACAATTCCGCAAATCAATCAGCCAACAATTCCGCAAATCAATCAGCCAACAATTCCGCAAATCAATCAGCCAACAATTCCGCAAATCAATCAGCCGACAATTCCCCAAATCAATCAGCCGACAATTACCCAAATAAATCAGCCGACAATTCCGCAAATCAATCAGCCGACAATTCCGCAAATCAATCAGCCGACAATTCCGCAAATAAATCAGCCAACAATTCCGCAAATAAATCAGCCGACAACAGGGGAAATCAATCCACAAATAAGGCAAATAATTGGGCAGATTATTGAGCCGAGTGCGCCGCAGGAGTCATTACCAATAACTTCGATCGACTCCTTAGCAAACCCATTATCGCCCAGGACGATCGACTCCTTAGCAAACCCATTGTCGCCCAGGACGATCGCGCCCACAGCAACACCAGCCACACCAACAACAGCAGCAACAGCCTCAACCCCCGATCCAGAAGACTTTCAACGCCGCCGCCAAATTTCACCGCTGGACACTCCCGGTGCTGCTGCGGGTCAAATTTTAAGACTGGATTCAAGTATCACCAGTAAGTTACCCCCCAGCCAACAGCCAACACCTCCCAACGAAACAACGCCATCGCTGAAGCCTACTTCTAATTTAGCGTTGGGATATGTTCCATCTCCTGATCGACTTTTTGAAGGTAACGACATCCAGAAAACAATCTGGGGAATCGAACAAACCAGGAATCAAGAATTTGGCGAATACCTGGGGGTAAAAGCCAACCTCCCAGACCCAAAAATTATGATTGCGACATTCCAACAAACATTAAGAAATATCGAACAGCAAACCGGCAAGCGCTCTGCTATCATCTACATAGTCTCGCGAATCGATCGATTAGAACTCATTTTAGTTCCTCCTGTGGGGCGGCCGATTCACTACAGCGTTCCCGAAGCCAACAGAGCAGCTCTTTTCCCCGTCGTCAAGGAGTTGCGCGATGAAATCACCAATCCCGCCAAACGCGGTACTAGCAATTATCTAGCCTCTGCCCAGCAACTGTATAAATGGGCGATCGCACCGCTAGAAAAAGACTTGCAAAACTTAGGAATTGAGACTTTGTTGCTGTCAGTCGATCCGGGATTGCGGAGTATGCCCTTTGCCGCTTTGCACGATGGTAAAGGCTTCTTGATTGAAAAATACAGTTTCAGCCTAATTCCGAGTTTCAGCCTGACTAATAACGATTATAAGCCAGTTAGAGACGCCACAGTCCTAGCAATGGGACGGTCAGAATTTGTGGACAACAAACCCTTGTTCAGCGTGCCGATCGAATTAGAGGCAATTGCTGCCGAGTGGCACGGGCCATCTTTCCTCAATTCAAACTTCACCTTAGAGAATCTCAACTCAGAACACACAAAGCGAGGGTTTCGCATCGTGCACCTAGCCACTCACGCTCACTTCAAAGCGGGCTCGCCGAGCAATTCTTACATTCAAATGTGGAATTCCAAATTGCAGCTCGATCGCATGGAGAGTTTAAATTGGCGCGATCCGCAGGTAGACTTATTAGTGTTGAGTGCTTGTCAAACAGCTTTGGGCGATCGGGAATCAGAGTTAGGTTTTGGAGGTTTAGCGGTAAAATCCGGCGCCAAATCTGCCTTAGGGAGTTTGTGGTATGTTGACGATGGAGGCACTTTAGGGCTGATGAGCGAATTTTATCACCAGCTTCGAGGAGCAGCCACCAAGGCACAAACTCTGCAACTTACTCAACAGGCGATGATTGCTCGTAAAGTTCGGATTGAAAACCGACAGTTAGTAACAACAAGCGGCAAGTTAAATTTACCTGCTCAAATACAAGAACCAAACCAAAATTTTGCTCATCCTTACTACTGGAGCGGTTTCACGCTCATCGGAAGTCCTTGGTAA